A region from the Peromyscus leucopus breed LL Stock chromosome 9, UCI_PerLeu_2.1, whole genome shotgun sequence genome encodes:
- the Ndst2 gene encoding bifunctional heparan sulfate N-deacetylase/N-sulfotransferase 2 isoform X2, which yields MLQLWKVVRPARQLELHRLILLLIGFSLVSMGFLAYYVSTSPKAKEPLPLPLGDCSSGAAGPGPARPPVPPRPPRPPETTRTDPVVLVFVESAYSQLGQEIVAILESSRFRYSTELAPGRGDMPTLTDQTHGRYVLFIYENLLKYVNLDSWSRELLDRYCVEYGVGIIGFFRAHEHSLLSAQLKGFPLFLYSNLGLRDYQVNPSAPLLHLTRPSRLEPGPLPGDDWTIFQSNHSTYEPVLLASHRPAELPAPGPLLRRARLPTVVQDLGLHDGIQRVLFGHGLSFWLHKLVFVDAVAYLTGKRLCLDLDRYILVDIDDIFVGKEGTRMKVADVEALLTTQNKLRTLVPNFTFNLGFSGKFYHTGTEEEDAGDDMLLKHRQEFWWFPHMWSHMQPHLFHNRSVLADQMRLNRQFALEHGIPTDLGYAVAPHHSGVYPIHTQLYEAWKSVWGIQVTSTEEYPHLRPARYRRGFIHNGIMVLPRQTCGLFTHTIFYNEYPGGSRELDRSIRGGELFLTVLLNPISVFMTHLSNYGNDRLGLYTFESLVRFLQCWTRLRLQTLPPVPLARKYFELFPQERNPLWQNPCDDKRHKDIWSKEKTCDRLPKFLIVGPQKTGTTAIHFFLSLHPAVTSSFPSPSTFEEIQFFNGPNYHKGIDWYMDFFPVPSNASTDFLFEKSATYFDSEVVPRRGAALLPRAKIITVLTNPADRAYSWYQHQRAHGDPVALNYTFYQVISASSQAPLVLRSLQSRCLVPGYYSTHLQRWLTYYPSGQLLIVDGQELRINPAASMEIIQKFLGITPFLNYTRTLRFDEDKGFWCQGLEGGKTRCLGKSKGRRYPDMDLESRLFLTNFFRNHNLELSKLLSRLGQPAPLWLREELQHSSVG from the exons ATGCTCCAGTTGTGGAAGGTGGTACGCCCTGCTCGGCAGCTGGAACTGCACCGCCTCATACTGCTGCTGATAGGTTTCAGTCTTGTCTCCATGGGATTCCTGGCTTACTATGTGTCCACCAGCCCCAAGGCCAAGGAACCCTTGCCTCTGCCCTTGGGAGACTGCAGCAGCGGAGcagctggccctggccctgcaCGGCCACCAGTCCCACCTCGACCCCCTAGGCCTCCAGAAACCACCCGAACGGATCCTGTGGTCCTCGTGTTTGTGGAAAGTGCATATTCACAACTGGGCCAGGAGATTGTGGCCATTTTGGAGTCCAGTCGTTTTCGTTATAGCACTGAACTAGCACCTGGCCGAGGGGACATGCCCACACTGACTGATCAGACCCATGGCCGCTATGTCTTGTTCATCTATGAGAACCTTCTGAAGTATGTCAACTTGGATTCCTGGAGTCGAGAGCTGCTGGACCGGTACTGTGTGGAGTATGGTGTGGGCATCATTGGCTTCTTCCGAGCCCATGAGCATAGCCTATTGAGTGCCCAGCTTAAGGGCTTCCCCCTTTTTCTATACTCAAATCTGGGGCTCCGGGACTACCAAGTGAATCCTTCAGCCCCACTACTACATCTCACCCGCCCCAGCCGCTTGGAGCCGGGACCACTGCCTGGTGACGACTGGACCATCTTCCAGTCCAATCACAGCACCTACGAGCCGGTGCTCCTGGCCAGCCACCGGCCAGCTGAGCTCCCTGCTCCAGGACCGCTGCTTCGGCGGGCCCGGCTCCCCACTGTGGTCCAGGACTTAGGGCTTCATGATGGCATTCAGCGGGTGCTGTTTGGACACGGCCTTTCTTTCTGGCTTCATAAACTTGTTTTTGTGGATGCTGTGGCATACCTCACTGGGAAGCGCCTCTGCCTGGACCTTGACCGCTACATCTTAGTGGACATCGATGACATCTTTGTGGGCAAAGAAGGTACTCGCATGAAGGTGGCTGATGTTGAg GCTCTGTTGACCACCCAGAACAAACTCAGGACCTTAGTTCCCAACTTCACCTTCAACCTGGGCTTCTCGGGCAAGTTCTACCATACTG GGACCGAAGAGGAGGACGCGGGGGACGACATGCTGCTGAAGCACCGCCAGGAGTTCTGGTGGTTCCCCCACATGTGGAGCCACATGCAGCCGCACCTGTTCCACAACCGCTCTGTGCTGGCTGACCAGATGAGACTCAACAGACAATTCGCTCTG GAGCATGGGATTCCTACTGATCTGGGATATGCTGTGGCCCCCCACCACTCGGGCGTGTACCCCATCCACACGCAGCTCTATGAGGCCTGGAAATCTGTATGGGGCATCCAGGTGACCAGCACTGAGGAGTATCCCCATCTCCGCCCTGCCCGCTACCGCCGTGGTTTCATTCACAATGGCATCATG gtGCTCCCCCGGCAAACATGTGGCCTCTTCACTCACACGATCTTCTATAATGAGTATCCTGGAGGTTCTCGTGAACTGGATCGGAGCATCCGAGGCGGAGAGCTCTTTCTGACAGTGCTGCTTAATCCG ATCAGCGTCTTTATGACCCATCTGTCAAACTACGGAAACGACCGCCTGGGCCTGTACACCTTTGAAAGCCTGGTGCGCTTCCTCCAGTGCTGGACACGCCTGCGCCTGCAGaccctccctcctgtccctctTGCACGAAAGTACTTTGAACTTTTTCCTCAGGAGCGAAACCCCCTTTGGCAG AATCCCTGTGATGACAAGAGGCACAAAGATATCTGGTCCAAGGAGAAAACCTGTGATCGTCTCCCCAAGTTCCTCATTGTGGGACCACAGAAGACAG GCACCACCGCTATTCACTTCTTCCTGAGCCTGCACCCAGCTGTGACAAGCAGCTTTCCCAGCCCCAGCACCTTCGAGGAGATTCAGTTCTTCAATGGCCCTAATTACCACAAGGGTATTGACTG GTACATGGACTTCTTCCCTGTTCCTTCCAATGCCAGCACTGACTTCCTCTTCGAAAAAAGTGCCACCTACTTTGACTCAGAGGTTGTACCACGGCGGGGGGCTGCCCTTTTACCAAGAGCCAAGATCATCACTGTGCTCACCAACCCTGCTGACAGGGCCTACTCCTGGTACCAG CACCAGCGAGCACATGGAGACCCCGTTGCTTTGAACTACACATTCTACCAAGTGATCTCAGCCTCCTCTCAGGCCCCCCTGGTACTCCGCTCCCTGCAGAGCCGGTGTCTTGTTCCTGGCTACTATTCTACCCATCTGCAGCGCTGGTTGACTTACTATCCCTCTGGACAG TTGCTGATTGTGGATGGGCAGGAGCTTCGTATCAACCCAGCAGCCTCAATGGAGATCATCCAGAAGTTCTTGGGTATCACCCCCTTTCTGAACTACACGAGGACCCTCAG GTTTGATGAAGATAAAGGATTCTGGTGCCAGGGACTTGAAGGTGGTAAGACTCGCTGTCTGGGGAAAAGCAAAGGCCGGAGATACCCAGACATGGACCTGGAG TCTCGCCTTTTCCTTACCAACTTTTTCCGGAACCATAATTTGGAACTATCAAAGCTGCTGAGCCGGCTTGGACAGCCAGCCCCCTTGTGGCTTCGGGAAGAATTGCAGCATTCCAGTGTGGGCTGA
- the Ndst2 gene encoding bifunctional heparan sulfate N-deacetylase/N-sulfotransferase 2 isoform X3, producing the protein MLQLWKVVRPARQLELHRLILLLIGFSLVSMGFLAYYVSTSPKAKEPLPLPLGDCSSGAAGPGPARPPVPPRPPRPPETTRTDPVVLVFVESAYSQLGQEIVAILESSRFRYSTELAPGRGDMPTLTDQTHGRYVLFIYENLLKYVNLDSWSRELLDRYCVEYGVGIIGFFRAHEHSLLSAQLKGFPLFLYSNLGLRDYQVNPSAPLLHLTRPSRLEPGPLPGDDWTIFQSNHSTYEPVLLASHRPAELPAPGPLLRRARLPTVVQDLGLHDGIQRVLFGHGLSFWLHKLVFVDAVAYLTGKRLCLDLDRYILVDIDDIFVGKEGTRMKVADVEALLTTQNKLRTLVPNFTFNLGFSGKFYHTGTEEEDAGDDMLLKHRQEFWWFPHMWSHMQPHLFHNRSVLADQMRLNRQFALEHGIPTDLGYAVAPHHSGVYPIHTQLYEAWKSVWGIQVTSTEEYPHLRPARYRRGFIHNGIMVLPRQTCGLFTHTIFYNEYPGGSRELDRSIRGGELFLTVLLNPISVFMTHLSNYGNDRLGLYTFESLVRFLQCWTRLRLQTLPPVPLARKYFELFPQERNPLWQNPCDDKRHKDIWSKEKTCDRLPKFLIVGPQKTGTTAIHFFLSLHPAVTSSFPSPSTFEEIQFFNGPNYHKGIDWYMDFFPVPSNASTDFLFEKSATYFDSEVVPRRGAALLPRAKIITVLTNPADRAYSWYQHQRAHGDPVALNYTFYQVISASSQAPLVLRSLQSRCLVPGYYSTHLQRWLTYYPSGQV; encoded by the exons ATGCTCCAGTTGTGGAAGGTGGTACGCCCTGCTCGGCAGCTGGAACTGCACCGCCTCATACTGCTGCTGATAGGTTTCAGTCTTGTCTCCATGGGATTCCTGGCTTACTATGTGTCCACCAGCCCCAAGGCCAAGGAACCCTTGCCTCTGCCCTTGGGAGACTGCAGCAGCGGAGcagctggccctggccctgcaCGGCCACCAGTCCCACCTCGACCCCCTAGGCCTCCAGAAACCACCCGAACGGATCCTGTGGTCCTCGTGTTTGTGGAAAGTGCATATTCACAACTGGGCCAGGAGATTGTGGCCATTTTGGAGTCCAGTCGTTTTCGTTATAGCACTGAACTAGCACCTGGCCGAGGGGACATGCCCACACTGACTGATCAGACCCATGGCCGCTATGTCTTGTTCATCTATGAGAACCTTCTGAAGTATGTCAACTTGGATTCCTGGAGTCGAGAGCTGCTGGACCGGTACTGTGTGGAGTATGGTGTGGGCATCATTGGCTTCTTCCGAGCCCATGAGCATAGCCTATTGAGTGCCCAGCTTAAGGGCTTCCCCCTTTTTCTATACTCAAATCTGGGGCTCCGGGACTACCAAGTGAATCCTTCAGCCCCACTACTACATCTCACCCGCCCCAGCCGCTTGGAGCCGGGACCACTGCCTGGTGACGACTGGACCATCTTCCAGTCCAATCACAGCACCTACGAGCCGGTGCTCCTGGCCAGCCACCGGCCAGCTGAGCTCCCTGCTCCAGGACCGCTGCTTCGGCGGGCCCGGCTCCCCACTGTGGTCCAGGACTTAGGGCTTCATGATGGCATTCAGCGGGTGCTGTTTGGACACGGCCTTTCTTTCTGGCTTCATAAACTTGTTTTTGTGGATGCTGTGGCATACCTCACTGGGAAGCGCCTCTGCCTGGACCTTGACCGCTACATCTTAGTGGACATCGATGACATCTTTGTGGGCAAAGAAGGTACTCGCATGAAGGTGGCTGATGTTGAg GCTCTGTTGACCACCCAGAACAAACTCAGGACCTTAGTTCCCAACTTCACCTTCAACCTGGGCTTCTCGGGCAAGTTCTACCATACTG GGACCGAAGAGGAGGACGCGGGGGACGACATGCTGCTGAAGCACCGCCAGGAGTTCTGGTGGTTCCCCCACATGTGGAGCCACATGCAGCCGCACCTGTTCCACAACCGCTCTGTGCTGGCTGACCAGATGAGACTCAACAGACAATTCGCTCTG GAGCATGGGATTCCTACTGATCTGGGATATGCTGTGGCCCCCCACCACTCGGGCGTGTACCCCATCCACACGCAGCTCTATGAGGCCTGGAAATCTGTATGGGGCATCCAGGTGACCAGCACTGAGGAGTATCCCCATCTCCGCCCTGCCCGCTACCGCCGTGGTTTCATTCACAATGGCATCATG gtGCTCCCCCGGCAAACATGTGGCCTCTTCACTCACACGATCTTCTATAATGAGTATCCTGGAGGTTCTCGTGAACTGGATCGGAGCATCCGAGGCGGAGAGCTCTTTCTGACAGTGCTGCTTAATCCG ATCAGCGTCTTTATGACCCATCTGTCAAACTACGGAAACGACCGCCTGGGCCTGTACACCTTTGAAAGCCTGGTGCGCTTCCTCCAGTGCTGGACACGCCTGCGCCTGCAGaccctccctcctgtccctctTGCACGAAAGTACTTTGAACTTTTTCCTCAGGAGCGAAACCCCCTTTGGCAG AATCCCTGTGATGACAAGAGGCACAAAGATATCTGGTCCAAGGAGAAAACCTGTGATCGTCTCCCCAAGTTCCTCATTGTGGGACCACAGAAGACAG GCACCACCGCTATTCACTTCTTCCTGAGCCTGCACCCAGCTGTGACAAGCAGCTTTCCCAGCCCCAGCACCTTCGAGGAGATTCAGTTCTTCAATGGCCCTAATTACCACAAGGGTATTGACTG GTACATGGACTTCTTCCCTGTTCCTTCCAATGCCAGCACTGACTTCCTCTTCGAAAAAAGTGCCACCTACTTTGACTCAGAGGTTGTACCACGGCGGGGGGCTGCCCTTTTACCAAGAGCCAAGATCATCACTGTGCTCACCAACCCTGCTGACAGGGCCTACTCCTGGTACCAG CACCAGCGAGCACATGGAGACCCCGTTGCTTTGAACTACACATTCTACCAAGTGATCTCAGCCTCCTCTCAGGCCCCCCTGGTACTCCGCTCCCTGCAGAGCCGGTGTCTTGTTCCTGGCTACTATTCTACCCATCTGCAGCGCTGGTTGACTTACTATCCCTCTGGACAG GTTTGA
- the Ndst2 gene encoding bifunctional heparan sulfate N-deacetylase/N-sulfotransferase 2 isoform X1: MLQLWKVVRPARQLELHRLILLLIGFSLVSMGFLAYYVSTSPKAKEPLPLPLGDCSSGAAGPGPARPPVPPRPPRPPETTRTDPVVLVFVESAYSQLGQEIVAILESSRFRYSTELAPGRGDMPTLTDQTHGRYVLFIYENLLKYVNLDSWSRELLDRYCVEYGVGIIGFFRAHEHSLLSAQLKGFPLFLYSNLGLRDYQVNPSAPLLHLTRPSRLEPGPLPGDDWTIFQSNHSTYEPVLLASHRPAELPAPGPLLRRARLPTVVQDLGLHDGIQRVLFGHGLSFWLHKLVFVDAVAYLTGKRLCLDLDRYILVDIDDIFVGKEGTRMKVADVEALLTTQNKLRTLVPNFTFNLGFSGKFYHTGTEEEDAGDDMLLKHRQEFWWFPHMWSHMQPHLFHNRSVLADQMRLNRQFALEHGIPTDLGYAVAPHHSGVYPIHTQLYEAWKSVWGIQVTSTEEYPHLRPARYRRGFIHNGIMVLPRQTCGLFTHTIFYNEYPGGSRELDRSIRGGELFLTVLLNPISVFMTHLSNYGNDRLGLYTFESLVRFLQCWTRLRLQTLPPVPLARKYFELFPQERNPLWQNPCDDKRHKDIWSKEKTCDRLPKFLIVGPQKTGTTAIHFFLSLHPAVTSSFPSPSTFEEIQFFNGPNYHKGIDWYMDFFPVPSNASTDFLFEKSATYFDSEVVPRRGAALLPRAKIITVLTNPADRAYSWYQHQRAHGDPVALNYTFYQVISASSQAPLVLRSLQSRCLVPGYYSTHLQRWLTYYPSGQLLIVDGQELRINPAASMEIIQKFLGITPFLNYTRTLRFDEDKGFWCQGLEGGKTRCLGKSKGRRYPDMDLEVSETGDEVTAAPPGPGPAALFTVCLSSHFSPLSLAFSLPTFSGTIIWNYQSC, translated from the exons ATGCTCCAGTTGTGGAAGGTGGTACGCCCTGCTCGGCAGCTGGAACTGCACCGCCTCATACTGCTGCTGATAGGTTTCAGTCTTGTCTCCATGGGATTCCTGGCTTACTATGTGTCCACCAGCCCCAAGGCCAAGGAACCCTTGCCTCTGCCCTTGGGAGACTGCAGCAGCGGAGcagctggccctggccctgcaCGGCCACCAGTCCCACCTCGACCCCCTAGGCCTCCAGAAACCACCCGAACGGATCCTGTGGTCCTCGTGTTTGTGGAAAGTGCATATTCACAACTGGGCCAGGAGATTGTGGCCATTTTGGAGTCCAGTCGTTTTCGTTATAGCACTGAACTAGCACCTGGCCGAGGGGACATGCCCACACTGACTGATCAGACCCATGGCCGCTATGTCTTGTTCATCTATGAGAACCTTCTGAAGTATGTCAACTTGGATTCCTGGAGTCGAGAGCTGCTGGACCGGTACTGTGTGGAGTATGGTGTGGGCATCATTGGCTTCTTCCGAGCCCATGAGCATAGCCTATTGAGTGCCCAGCTTAAGGGCTTCCCCCTTTTTCTATACTCAAATCTGGGGCTCCGGGACTACCAAGTGAATCCTTCAGCCCCACTACTACATCTCACCCGCCCCAGCCGCTTGGAGCCGGGACCACTGCCTGGTGACGACTGGACCATCTTCCAGTCCAATCACAGCACCTACGAGCCGGTGCTCCTGGCCAGCCACCGGCCAGCTGAGCTCCCTGCTCCAGGACCGCTGCTTCGGCGGGCCCGGCTCCCCACTGTGGTCCAGGACTTAGGGCTTCATGATGGCATTCAGCGGGTGCTGTTTGGACACGGCCTTTCTTTCTGGCTTCATAAACTTGTTTTTGTGGATGCTGTGGCATACCTCACTGGGAAGCGCCTCTGCCTGGACCTTGACCGCTACATCTTAGTGGACATCGATGACATCTTTGTGGGCAAAGAAGGTACTCGCATGAAGGTGGCTGATGTTGAg GCTCTGTTGACCACCCAGAACAAACTCAGGACCTTAGTTCCCAACTTCACCTTCAACCTGGGCTTCTCGGGCAAGTTCTACCATACTG GGACCGAAGAGGAGGACGCGGGGGACGACATGCTGCTGAAGCACCGCCAGGAGTTCTGGTGGTTCCCCCACATGTGGAGCCACATGCAGCCGCACCTGTTCCACAACCGCTCTGTGCTGGCTGACCAGATGAGACTCAACAGACAATTCGCTCTG GAGCATGGGATTCCTACTGATCTGGGATATGCTGTGGCCCCCCACCACTCGGGCGTGTACCCCATCCACACGCAGCTCTATGAGGCCTGGAAATCTGTATGGGGCATCCAGGTGACCAGCACTGAGGAGTATCCCCATCTCCGCCCTGCCCGCTACCGCCGTGGTTTCATTCACAATGGCATCATG gtGCTCCCCCGGCAAACATGTGGCCTCTTCACTCACACGATCTTCTATAATGAGTATCCTGGAGGTTCTCGTGAACTGGATCGGAGCATCCGAGGCGGAGAGCTCTTTCTGACAGTGCTGCTTAATCCG ATCAGCGTCTTTATGACCCATCTGTCAAACTACGGAAACGACCGCCTGGGCCTGTACACCTTTGAAAGCCTGGTGCGCTTCCTCCAGTGCTGGACACGCCTGCGCCTGCAGaccctccctcctgtccctctTGCACGAAAGTACTTTGAACTTTTTCCTCAGGAGCGAAACCCCCTTTGGCAG AATCCCTGTGATGACAAGAGGCACAAAGATATCTGGTCCAAGGAGAAAACCTGTGATCGTCTCCCCAAGTTCCTCATTGTGGGACCACAGAAGACAG GCACCACCGCTATTCACTTCTTCCTGAGCCTGCACCCAGCTGTGACAAGCAGCTTTCCCAGCCCCAGCACCTTCGAGGAGATTCAGTTCTTCAATGGCCCTAATTACCACAAGGGTATTGACTG GTACATGGACTTCTTCCCTGTTCCTTCCAATGCCAGCACTGACTTCCTCTTCGAAAAAAGTGCCACCTACTTTGACTCAGAGGTTGTACCACGGCGGGGGGCTGCCCTTTTACCAAGAGCCAAGATCATCACTGTGCTCACCAACCCTGCTGACAGGGCCTACTCCTGGTACCAG CACCAGCGAGCACATGGAGACCCCGTTGCTTTGAACTACACATTCTACCAAGTGATCTCAGCCTCCTCTCAGGCCCCCCTGGTACTCCGCTCCCTGCAGAGCCGGTGTCTTGTTCCTGGCTACTATTCTACCCATCTGCAGCGCTGGTTGACTTACTATCCCTCTGGACAG TTGCTGATTGTGGATGGGCAGGAGCTTCGTATCAACCCAGCAGCCTCAATGGAGATCATCCAGAAGTTCTTGGGTATCACCCCCTTTCTGAACTACACGAGGACCCTCAG GTTTGATGAAGATAAAGGATTCTGGTGCCAGGGACTTGAAGGTGGTAAGACTCGCTGTCTGGGGAAAAGCAAAGGCCGGAGATACCCAGACATGGACCTGGAGGTCAGTGAAACCGGGGACGAGGTTACCGCTGCACCTCCAGGGCCTGGCCCTGCCGCGCTCTTCACTGTTTGTCTCTCCTCTCACTTTTCTCCCCTCAGTCTCGCCTTTTCCTTACCAACTTTTTCCGGAACCATAATTTGGAACTATCAAAGCTGCTGA